One genomic segment of Clostridium saccharoperbutylacetonicum N1-4(HMT) includes these proteins:
- the nifJ gene encoding pyruvate:ferredoxin (flavodoxin) oxidoreductase produces MRKMKTMDGNTAAAYISYAFSEVAVIFPITPSSPMAEHVDEWASQGKRNIFGQPLKVVEMQSEAGAAGALHGSLQAGALTTTYTASQGLLLMIPNMYKIAGELLPCVIHVAARALATSALSIFGDHQDVMAARQTGFAMLAEGSVQEVMDLSGVAHLATLKTRMPFMNFFDGFRTSHEIQKIEVLEQEELAKLVDYKAIDDFRKRALNPDHPVTRGTAQNPDIYFQAREAVNQYYDNIPDIVEEYMSKITNLTGRSYHCFDYYGAADADRIIISMGAVNDVVEETVDYLNANKQKVGLVKVRLYRPFSIERLLKVIPKTVTKIAVLDRTKEPGSVGEPLYLDVVRSFFGKGNAPTIVGGRFGLGSKDPTPAHIAAVFDNLILDEPKNNFTIGIIDDISNLSLKPLEEIDATPEGITSCKFWGLGSDGTVGANKSAIKIIGDYTNMYAQGYFDYDSRKSGGITVSHLRFGDKPIRSRYLIDRADFIACHNQSYVYKYHVVRGLKKNGKFLLNTIWTPEELEEKLPAAVKRYIAQNKIEFYIINAVKIAQDIGLGGRINMIMQAAFFKIANIIPVEDAVKYLKDAVVTSYGTKGEKIVNANHAAIDEGVKGIIKIKVPLDWSNTQDDKLDHDEDFPEFIKEVTRPMNRVEGDALTVSTIINAGIHDGTFMHGTTSYEKRGIAVNVPEWIPENCIQCNQCSFICPHATIRAFLLNEDEKNKAPESVKLLEAKALKSDEKLYFSIGVTPLDCTGCGNCAQVCPAPGKALVMKSQDSQHEQIEAWNYTVEKVARKNPMDKYTLKGSQFERPLLEYNGACAGCGETPYARLITQLFGDRMMIANATGCSSIWAAGAPAMAYTINQQGHGPAWANSLFEDNAEFGYGMYLGVKTIRERIANNMAIALQGELSENTKEVLKDWLDNKDVGDGSRNRAKRLIEVLENENSEIAKEILKDKEYFVKRSQWIFGGDGWAYDIGYGGLDQVLASNENVNVLVFDTEIYSNTGGQSSKSTPTAAIAKFAASGKRTKKKDLGRMAMTYGYVYVAQVCMGADKNQTIKAIKEAEAYDGPSLIIAYSTCISHGIKVGMANSQAEEKKAVDCGYWQLYRYNPALKGEKNPFILDSKDPKESFKDFLMGEVRYASLAKAFPEEAEQLFAKTEQDAMERLSIYKKLASE; encoded by the coding sequence ATGAGAAAAATGAAAACTATGGATGGTAATACAGCTGCTGCATATATATCTTATGCATTCTCTGAAGTAGCAGTAATTTTCCCGATAACACCATCATCACCTATGGCAGAGCATGTTGATGAATGGGCTTCCCAAGGGAAAAGAAATATTTTCGGTCAACCACTAAAAGTCGTTGAAATGCAATCTGAAGCTGGTGCAGCAGGTGCACTGCACGGATCACTTCAAGCAGGAGCGTTGACAACTACGTATACAGCGTCACAAGGATTATTATTAATGATTCCTAACATGTATAAAATAGCAGGTGAATTACTTCCTTGTGTAATACATGTTGCAGCAAGAGCTTTAGCCACATCAGCCTTAAGTATATTTGGTGATCATCAAGATGTTATGGCAGCAAGGCAAACTGGTTTTGCAATGCTTGCAGAAGGTTCTGTTCAAGAAGTAATGGATTTAAGTGGAGTTGCCCACTTAGCTACATTAAAAACAAGAATGCCTTTCATGAATTTTTTTGATGGATTTAGAACTTCTCATGAAATACAAAAAATAGAAGTACTAGAGCAAGAAGAGCTTGCTAAACTAGTTGATTATAAAGCTATCGATGATTTTAGAAAAAGAGCCTTAAATCCTGATCACCCTGTTACAAGGGGAACCGCTCAAAATCCAGATATTTATTTTCAAGCTAGAGAAGCCGTAAATCAGTATTATGATAATATTCCAGATATTGTCGAAGAATATATGAGCAAAATAACAAATTTAACAGGCAGAAGTTATCATTGCTTTGATTATTATGGGGCTGCTGATGCGGATAGGATCATAATTTCAATGGGTGCTGTCAACGATGTTGTTGAGGAAACTGTAGATTATTTAAATGCTAATAAGCAAAAAGTAGGATTAGTGAAAGTAAGATTATATAGACCATTTTCTATTGAAAGATTATTAAAGGTCATTCCTAAAACTGTAACTAAAATTGCAGTTTTAGATAGAACAAAAGAACCAGGTTCAGTAGGTGAACCTTTATATTTGGATGTTGTAAGAAGTTTCTTTGGTAAAGGAAATGCTCCAACTATTGTAGGTGGAAGATTTGGTCTTGGATCAAAGGATCCAACTCCAGCACACATTGCTGCTGTGTTTGATAATTTGATTTTAGATGAACCTAAGAATAATTTTACAATTGGAATAATTGATGACATTTCAAATTTGTCACTTAAACCTCTTGAAGAAATAGATGCTACACCAGAAGGAATTACATCCTGTAAGTTCTGGGGATTAGGATCAGATGGCACAGTTGGAGCAAACAAGAGTGCTATTAAGATTATTGGAGATTATACTAATATGTATGCACAAGGATATTTTGATTATGATTCTAGAAAATCAGGTGGTATAACAGTATCACATTTAAGATTTGGAGATAAGCCAATTAGGTCAAGATATTTAATTGATAGGGCAGATTTTATTGCTTGTCATAATCAATCCTACGTATATAAATATCATGTAGTTAGAGGTTTAAAGAAAAATGGAAAGTTCTTATTAAACACAATTTGGACTCCAGAAGAATTAGAAGAAAAACTACCAGCAGCAGTTAAAAGATACATTGCACAAAATAAAATAGAATTTTATATAATTAATGCTGTAAAAATTGCACAGGATATTGGACTTGGTGGTAGGATAAATATGATAATGCAGGCTGCGTTCTTTAAAATAGCCAATATAATCCCAGTAGAAGATGCAGTTAAATATTTAAAAGATGCAGTAGTTACATCCTATGGTACCAAAGGCGAAAAAATTGTTAATGCAAATCATGCAGCTATTGATGAAGGAGTTAAAGGAATAATTAAAATTAAAGTTCCACTTGATTGGAGTAACACTCAAGATGATAAACTTGATCACGATGAAGATTTTCCAGAATTTATAAAAGAAGTAACAAGGCCAATGAATAGAGTAGAAGGAGATGCATTAACTGTTTCAACAATTATTAATGCCGGAATACACGATGGTACCTTTATGCATGGAACAACATCTTATGAAAAAAGAGGAATAGCTGTGAACGTTCCTGAATGGATACCAGAAAATTGTATTCAATGTAATCAATGTTCTTTTATATGTCCACATGCTACAATTAGAGCATTTTTATTAAATGAAGATGAAAAAAATAAGGCTCCAGAAAGTGTTAAATTACTTGAAGCTAAAGCACTCAAGAGTGATGAAAAGCTATATTTTTCAATTGGTGTTACTCCACTCGACTGTACTGGATGTGGTAATTGTGCACAAGTATGTCCAGCGCCAGGTAAAGCATTGGTAATGAAATCTCAAGATAGTCAACATGAACAAATAGAAGCTTGGAATTATACTGTGGAAAAAGTTGCAAGAAAAAATCCAATGGATAAGTATACACTTAAAGGAAGTCAATTTGAAAGGCCATTGCTCGAATATAATGGAGCATGTGCAGGTTGTGGCGAAACACCTTATGCGAGATTAATTACTCAATTATTTGGTGATAGAATGATGATTGCAAATGCAACAGGATGCTCTTCTATTTGGGCAGCTGGAGCACCAGCTATGGCATATACAATTAATCAACAGGGACATGGACCAGCATGGGCAAATTCATTATTTGAAGATAATGCTGAATTTGGATATGGAATGTATTTAGGAGTAAAGACTATAAGAGAGAGAATTGCAAACAATATGGCAATTGCTTTACAAGGAGAATTATCTGAAAATACTAAAGAAGTGCTTAAGGATTGGCTAGATAATAAAGATGTTGGGGATGGTTCAAGGAATAGGGCAAAAAGGTTAATTGAAGTACTTGAAAATGAAAATAGTGAAATTGCAAAAGAAATATTGAAGGATAAAGAATATTTTGTAAAAAGATCACAATGGATATTTGGTGGAGATGGTTGGGCCTATGATATTGGATATGGAGGTCTTGATCAAGTTTTGGCAAGTAATGAAAATGTTAATGTACTAGTATTTGACACAGAAATATATTCTAATACAGGAGGTCAATCTTCAAAATCAACTCCAACTGCTGCAATAGCTAAATTTGCAGCATCAGGAAAGCGAACAAAGAAAAAGGATTTAGGAAGAATGGCTATGACTTATGGATATGTATATGTGGCTCAAGTCTGTATGGGAGCAGATAAGAATCAAACAATTAAGGCAATTAAAGAGGCAGAAGCATATGATGGACCATCGCTTATAATTGCTTATTCAACTTGTATAAGTCATGGAATAAAAGTTGGAATGGCAAATTCTCAAGCAGAAGAAAAAAAGGCAGTAGATTGTGGATATTGGCAGCTTTATAGATATAACCCAGCCTTGAAAGGTGAGAAAAATCCATTTATATTAGATTCTAAAGATCCAAAAGAAAGTTTTAAAGATTTCTTGATGGGTGAAGTTAGATATGCATCACTTGCAAAGGCATTCCCAGAAGAAGCAGAACAATTATTTGCTAAAACAGAGCAGGATGCAATGGAGAGATTATCAATTTATAAAAAACTTGCTAGTGAATAA
- the sufU gene encoding Fe-S cluster assembly sulfur transfer protein SufU, with product MDLNAIYTELIMEHSTSKHNKRSLENPDIKEKGHNPSCGDEITLELKLNNDSIEDLAFTGQGCAISQASTSIMIDLIKGKKIYEALMLTETFIGMIKREIKDDEELYALEDAMAFKNISNMPARVKCAVLAWHTLKEALEKKQGS from the coding sequence ATGGATTTAAATGCAATTTATACAGAATTGATTATGGAACACAGTACTTCAAAGCATAATAAAAGAAGCTTAGAAAATCCTGATATTAAGGAAAAGGGACATAATCCAAGCTGTGGAGATGAAATAACATTAGAGCTTAAATTGAACAATGATTCTATTGAAGATTTGGCATTCACAGGACAAGGGTGTGCTATATCTCAAGCCTCAACATCAATAATGATAGATTTAATAAAAGGCAAAAAAATTTATGAAGCCTTAATGCTTACTGAAACTTTTATTGGAATGATAAAAAGAGAAATTAAAGATGATGAAGAACTATATGCATTAGAAGATGCAATGGCTTTTAAAAATATTTCGAATATGCCTGCAAGAGTAAAATGTGCAGTTTTAGCTTGGCATACATTAAAAGAAGCACTAGAAAAAAAGCAAGGATCGTAA
- a CDS encoding cysteine desulfurase, protein MNNVDFLKDFPILKADEKGERLVYLDSGATTQKPIKVLDAIENYYKLNNANPHRGAYKLSIDATQAYDDAREKVIKFIDAEFSKEVIFTKNATEGFNLIASSYGMNNIDEGDEIVISIAEHHSNLIPWQIVASAKKATLKYMYVNENGEIPEEEIKTKITEKTKIVSITQVSNALGTINPVKEIIDFAHSKGAIVIVDGAQSVPHMKVSVRDLDSDFLVFSGHKLLGPMGIGVVYGKKELLENMPPYIVGGDMIEYVYEQEATFAELPSRFEGGTQNVEGAVGLGAAIDYLENIGMEKIDEIEKELIGYALNEFEKLPYIKIYGPKDLNHRGGIISFDIEGVHPHDVASVFDSHKVAIRSGNHCAQPLMRYMGINATCRASFYFYNTKEDVDKLIEATKKTYEMFSKWR, encoded by the coding sequence ATGAATAATGTAGATTTTTTGAAAGATTTCCCTATTTTAAAAGCTGATGAAAAAGGGGAAAGATTAGTTTATTTAGATAGTGGTGCAACAACTCAAAAGCCAATTAAAGTTTTAGATGCAATTGAAAATTACTATAAGTTAAATAATGCAAATCCTCATAGAGGTGCTTATAAATTAAGTATAGATGCAACTCAAGCTTATGATGATGCTAGAGAAAAAGTAATAAAATTTATTGATGCAGAATTTTCAAAAGAAGTAATTTTTACTAAAAATGCAACAGAAGGCTTTAATCTTATTGCTTCTTCTTATGGAATGAATAATATTGATGAAGGTGATGAAATTGTTATTTCAATTGCTGAACATCATTCAAATCTTATTCCATGGCAGATTGTAGCAAGTGCAAAAAAAGCAACTTTAAAATATATGTATGTAAATGAAAATGGAGAAATTCCAGAAGAAGAAATAAAAACTAAGATAACTGAAAAGACGAAAATCGTTAGTATTACTCAAGTTTCTAATGCACTTGGGACTATAAATCCAGTTAAAGAAATTATAGACTTTGCTCATTCAAAAGGTGCTATAGTAATAGTTGATGGAGCTCAAAGTGTACCACATATGAAGGTAAGTGTTAGAGACTTAGATTCAGATTTTTTAGTTTTTTCAGGGCACAAGCTTTTAGGGCCAATGGGAATAGGCGTAGTTTACGGAAAGAAAGAGCTACTAGAAAATATGCCTCCATATATAGTTGGTGGAGATATGATCGAATATGTTTATGAGCAAGAAGCAACTTTTGCTGAATTACCATCAAGATTTGAAGGTGGAACACAAAATGTAGAAGGAGCTGTTGGTCTTGGAGCAGCAATTGATTATTTAGAAAATATAGGTATGGAAAAGATAGACGAAATTGAAAAAGAACTTATAGGTTATGCTTTAAATGAATTTGAAAAGCTTCCCTATATAAAGATTTATGGACCTAAAGATTTAAACCATAGAGGTGGGATAATTTCATTTGACATAGAAGGAGTTCATCCACATGATGTTGCTTCTGTTTTTGATTCTCATAAAGTTGCAATAAGGTCAGGAAATCATTGTGCTCAGCCTCTTATGAGATATATGGGTATAAATGCAACTTGTAGAGCAAGTTTTTACTTTTACAATACAAAAGAAGATGTAGATAAATTAATTGAAGCAACAAAGAAAACATATGAAATGTTTTCGAAATGGAGGTAA
- the sufD gene encoding Fe-S cluster assembly protein SufD: MKAIQFNNLNKTPIRTKSWVNINDISLGELNIGDLRNFDNVKIKCSDDVDIQKLAKDKIFPLYKKFQYGVSEELIKQGKEDFDHGYLITIGKDQIIDEPIVIEFDFDKDNSTLVDNLIIIGEENSKASIIVKYKSLDDSTGYHNGICTVFSKKDSEIKLTKVNFLNDNIAHFDSNVSDVEEDGRVDFITIDLGGKYSVYNYHGDLIGDKATSNVNSIYLGSKKKLIDINYIIAHKGKMSNSNINVKGALQGEAKKAFKGTLDFKTGASKSVGAEDEYCMLLSKKARAKAMPILLCSEDDVSGEHAASSGRIDENKLFYLMSRGLSYDEAKIIIVRAAFNPIIDSIGHESIIEEILENVDRGLKNE, translated from the coding sequence ATGAAGGCTATACAATTTAATAATTTAAATAAAACTCCAATAAGAACAAAAAGCTGGGTGAATATTAATGATATAAGCCTTGGAGAATTAAATATTGGAGATCTTAGAAACTTTGACAATGTAAAAATTAAATGTAGTGATGATGTTGATATTCAAAAATTAGCAAAGGATAAGATATTTCCATTATATAAAAAATTTCAATATGGAGTTAGTGAAGAGCTTATAAAGCAAGGCAAAGAAGATTTTGATCATGGATATTTAATAACAATAGGAAAAGATCAAATAATTGATGAACCAATAGTAATAGAGTTTGATTTTGATAAAGATAATAGTACCCTTGTAGATAATTTAATTATAATTGGTGAAGAAAATTCAAAGGCTTCAATTATAGTAAAATATAAATCTTTAGATGATTCAACTGGTTATCATAATGGAATTTGTACGGTATTTTCAAAGAAAGACAGTGAAATAAAATTAACTAAGGTGAATTTCTTAAATGATAATATAGCCCATTTTGATTCCAATGTTTCTGACGTTGAAGAAGATGGAAGAGTTGATTTTATAACAATAGATCTTGGTGGAAAATACAGTGTTTATAATTATCATGGAGACTTAATTGGCGATAAAGCAACTTCAAATGTAAATTCAATATATTTAGGAAGTAAAAAGAAACTTATCGATATTAATTACATCATTGCGCATAAGGGTAAAATGAGTAATTCTAATATAAATGTAAAAGGAGCTCTTCAAGGGGAAGCTAAAAAGGCATTTAAAGGAACTTTAGATTTTAAGACAGGTGCATCTAAGAGTGTTGGCGCAGAAGATGAATATTGTATGTTACTTTCAAAGAAAGCGAGAGCAAAAGCAATGCCAATATTACTTTGTTCAGAAGATGATGTATCAGGAGAACATGCTGCTTCGTCAGGAAGAATTGATGAAAACAAATTATTTTATTTGATGTCTAGAGGGTTAAGTTATGATGAAGCTAAAATTATAATTGTTAGAGCAGCTTTTAATCCAATAATAGACTCTATTGGTCATGAAAGTATCATAGAAGAAATATTAGAAAATGTAGACAGGGGATTGAAAAATGAATAA
- the sufB gene encoding Fe-S cluster assembly protein SufB, which translates to MESKKKTYIKEMDRGIYDVKNEDSFSFKSEKGLTRDIIETISEEKNEAKWMRDFRLKALETYNKLNLPTWGPSLEALDMDNIVTYVRPKSNLVGSWDEVPEDIKKTFDLLGIPEAEKKSLAGVGAQYDSEVVYHSIKEDLVKQGVIYTDMETALREHEDLVKEYFMKCVTPNDHKFVALHGAVWSGGSFVYVPKGVNVDIPLQSYFRLNSPGAGQFEHTLIIVDEGAKLHFIEGCSAPKYSVTNLHAGCVELYVKEGATLRYSTIENWSKNMLNLNTKRAIVEKNATIEWVSGSFGSQISMLYPMSILKGEGARAEFTGVSFAGKGQNLDTGAKVIHAAPNTSSTINSKSISRNGGKATYRGVLKVTENAYNSKSIVSCESLMLDNKSKSDTIPVIDLLNDDVEIGHEAKIGKISDESIFYLMTRGISEDEAKSMIVRGFVEPISKELPLEYAVEMNNLINIELEGSIG; encoded by the coding sequence ATGGAAAGCAAGAAGAAAACTTATATAAAGGAAATGGATAGAGGAATCTATGATGTTAAAAACGAAGATAGTTTTAGTTTTAAATCTGAAAAGGGATTAACAAGGGATATAATTGAAACTATTTCAGAGGAAAAAAATGAAGCCAAATGGATGAGAGACTTTAGATTAAAAGCTCTAGAAACATATAATAAATTAAACTTACCAACTTGGGGACCATCCTTAGAAGCTTTAGATATGGATAACATTGTAACTTATGTAAGACCAAAGAGCAATTTAGTAGGTTCTTGGGATGAAGTACCTGAAGATATTAAGAAAACCTTTGATTTACTTGGAATTCCAGAAGCTGAAAAGAAATCTCTTGCTGGAGTTGGAGCGCAATATGATTCTGAAGTTGTTTATCATAGTATTAAAGAAGATTTAGTAAAACAAGGTGTTATTTATACTGACATGGAGACTGCTTTAAGAGAACATGAGGATTTAGTTAAGGAATATTTTATGAAGTGTGTTACACCAAATGATCATAAATTTGTTGCACTTCATGGAGCAGTTTGGTCAGGGGGATCATTTGTGTATGTTCCTAAAGGTGTTAATGTTGACATACCACTTCAATCTTATTTTAGATTAAATTCACCTGGAGCAGGACAATTTGAACATACATTAATAATAGTAGATGAAGGAGCAAAACTTCATTTTATAGAAGGCTGTTCAGCTCCTAAATATAGTGTTACTAATTTACATGCTGGCTGCGTTGAGCTTTATGTAAAAGAAGGTGCAACTCTTAGATATAGTACTATAGAAAATTGGTCCAAGAATATGCTTAACTTAAATACTAAGAGAGCAATAGTTGAAAAAAATGCAACAATAGAATGGGTATCAGGTTCCTTTGGATCACAAATATCAATGCTATATCCTATGAGCATTTTAAAGGGAGAAGGAGCAAGAGCAGAATTTACAGGAGTATCTTTTGCAGGTAAGGGACAAAACTTAGATACTGGGGCAAAGGTTATACACGCTGCACCAAACACTTCTTCAACTATAAACTCAAAATCAATATCAAGAAATGGTGGAAAAGCTACTTATAGAGGGGTATTAAAAGTTACCGAAAATGCTTATAATTCAAAATCTATAGTATCTTGTGAATCTCTAATGTTAGATAATAAATCAAAATCTGATACAATTCCAGTAATAGATTTATTAAATGATGATGTTGAAATTGGCCATGAAGCAAAAATTGGTAAGATAAGTGATGAATCTATATTCTATCTTATGACTAGAGGAATAAGTGAAGATGAAGCAAAATCAATGATAGTAAGAGGTTTTGTAGAGCCTATATCAAAAGAATTACCATTAGAATATGCAGTCGAAATGAATAATTTAATAAACATAGAATTAGAAGGAAGCATAGGGTAG
- the sufC gene encoding Fe-S cluster assembly ATPase SufC encodes MNNSLLKVCDLRIEADNKEILKGLNLEINKGEIHVIMGPNGAGKSTLANALLNNPKYKRLSGNIEFEEENINELKTDERAKKGLFLSFQYPEEIPGITVENFLKYAKRSSDGNMLKHFKFNIDLQNNMKELKIDESYASRYLNVGFSGGEKKKNEILQMLTLNPKLAILDESDSGLDVDAIRIVSKGIKMFSNEDNGVLIITHNTKILENLNPDYVHVLVDGKIVKTGDRSLAQTIEENGYEAFKENVAI; translated from the coding sequence ATGAATAATAGTTTGTTAAAAGTATGTGATTTAAGAATTGAAGCAGATAATAAAGAAATCTTAAAAGGATTAAATTTAGAAATAAATAAAGGTGAAATTCATGTTATTATGGGGCCAAATGGAGCAGGAAAATCTACCCTAGCAAATGCTCTTTTAAATAACCCCAAATATAAAAGATTAAGTGGAAATATAGAGTTTGAAGAAGAAAACATAAATGAATTAAAAACCGATGAAAGAGCAAAAAAGGGATTGTTTTTATCTTTTCAATATCCTGAAGAGATTCCAGGAATAACAGTAGAGAATTTTTTAAAGTATGCAAAGAGATCTTCAGATGGAAATATGCTTAAACATTTTAAATTCAATATAGATTTACAAAATAATATGAAAGAATTAAAAATCGATGAAAGCTATGCAAGCAGATATTTAAATGTTGGATTTTCAGGTGGAGAAAAGAAGAAAAATGAAATACTTCAAATGTTAACTTTAAATCCTAAACTAGCAATTTTAGATGAATCTGATTCAGGATTAGATGTTGATGCTATAAGAATTGTTTCTAAAGGGATTAAGATGTTTTCAAATGAAGATAATGGAGTTTTAATCATAACTCATAATACAAAAATATTAGAAAATTTAAATCCTGATTATGTTCATGTTTTAGTTGATGGGAAAATAGTTAAAACTGGAGATAGAAGTTTAGCACAAACTATTGAAGAAAATGGGTATGAAGCTTTTAAAGAAAATGTAGCAATATAA
- a CDS encoding RrF2 family transcriptional regulator, translating to MNLSKFSDYAFRILIYLAKNQDKICTVEELASKLEISEHHLKKIVHRLGKTEYVISTKGRNGGLKLGMPPKDINLGNILIITEDSINLDECFSSGKDSCAPSSKCKLKHILHSSIKSFIDEISKYTLQDII from the coding sequence ATGAACTTATCTAAGTTTTCAGATTATGCTTTTAGAATTTTAATATATTTGGCTAAAAACCAAGATAAAATATGTACTGTAGAAGAATTGGCATCAAAACTTGAAATATCAGAGCATCATTTAAAAAAAATAGTCCATAGATTAGGTAAAACTGAATATGTAATATCCACTAAAGGAAGAAATGGTGGATTAAAACTTGGAATGCCTCCTAAAGATATTAATCTTGGTAACATCTTAATCATTACTGAAGATAGTATAAATCTCGACGAATGTTTTTCAAGTGGAAAGGATTCTTGTGCTCCATCATCTAAATGTAAGTTGAAACATATACTCCACTCTTCAATTAAGTCCTTTATTGATGAAATTAGTAAATATACGTTACAAGATATTATTTAA
- a CDS encoding PTS fructose transporter subunit IIABC gives MRIVDLLHKEGINLDFNPSTKEQCINELVDLMDKTGNLNDKQEYKKAILAREELSTTGIGDGIAIPHGKTKAVKNASLAAAICKNGVDYDSLDGQPANLFFMIAVPDNNDNLHLEVLARLSTILMDETFRSNLINCSDKDEFLKLIDKKENEKFPDEVKGENTMSDKGYKILAVTACPTGIAHTYMAAESLENKAKELGVSIKVETNGSGGAKNVLTKEEIANADCIIIAADKNVEMARFDGKKLIKTTVANGIHKAKDLINQATSGNASVYHHDGKGEEGSVDIGNESVGRQIYKHLMNGVSHMLPFVIGGGILIALAFLFDTFNPANPSGFGSGTPLAAVLMKIGGTAFGFMLPVLAGFIAMSIGDRPALAVGFVGGALANAGITFASAFDPKAPAVSSGFLGALLAGFIAGYLVNALKKIFAGLPRSLEGIKPVLLYPLIGTFLIGVIILFINPVMGVINTSISGALGSMGGTSKILLGIVLGGMMSVDMGGPVNKAAYLFGTASLASGNFDIMAAVMAGGMVPPLVIAICTTVFRNKFTEKDRQAGLVNYIMGLSFISEGAIPFAAADPIRVLPSCIIGSAVAGALSMAFGCALRAPHGGIFVIAIVSNPISYLIAILVGSVVGAVILGILKKPVEQ, from the coding sequence ATGAGAATCGTAGATTTATTACACAAAGAAGGAATAAATTTAGATTTTAATCCTAGTACTAAAGAACAATGTATTAATGAATTAGTTGACCTAATGGATAAGACAGGAAATTTAAATGATAAACAAGAATATAAAAAAGCAATATTAGCTAGAGAAGAATTAAGTACAACAGGAATAGGGGATGGAATTGCAATTCCTCACGGCAAAACAAAAGCTGTTAAAAATGCTTCACTAGCAGCAGCTATATGTAAAAATGGTGTTGATTATGATTCTTTAGATGGACAGCCTGCAAACCTTTTCTTCATGATTGCAGTTCCAGATAATAATGATAATTTACACTTAGAAGTATTAGCAAGACTATCAACTATATTGATGGATGAAACATTTAGAAGCAATTTAATTAATTGTTCAGACAAAGATGAATTTCTAAAATTAATTGATAAAAAAGAAAATGAAAAGTTCCCAGATGAAGTGAAAGGAGAGAATACTATGAGTGATAAAGGTTATAAAATATTGGCAGTAACTGCTTGCCCAACAGGTATTGCACATACATATATGGCAGCTGAAAGCTTGGAAAATAAAGCTAAAGAATTAGGCGTATCAATTAAAGTTGAAACAAATGGTTCTGGAGGAGCTAAAAATGTATTAACTAAAGAAGAAATCGCTAATGCTGATTGTATAATCATTGCAGCTGACAAAAATGTTGAAATGGCGAGATTTGATGGTAAAAAACTTATTAAGACAACAGTTGCTAATGGTATTCACAAAGCTAAAGATTTAATTAATCAAGCTACAAGCGGAAATGCTTCTGTTTACCATCACGATGGTAAAGGAGAAGAAGGAAGTGTAGATATAGGAAATGAATCAGTAGGACGTCAAATATACAAACACCTTATGAATGGCGTATCGCATATGTTACCATTTGTTATAGGTGGTGGTATACTTATAGCTTTAGCATTCCTTTTTGATACATTTAATCCTGCTAATCCTAGTGGATTTGGTTCAGGAACACCACTTGCAGCTGTACTAATGAAAATTGGTGGTACTGCATTTGGATTTATGTTACCAGTTCTTGCTGGATTTATAGCAATGAGCATTGGAGACAGACCAGCCCTTGCTGTAGGTTTTGTTGGTGGTGCTTTAGCTAATGCCGGTATTACTTTTGCAAGTGCATTTGATCCAAAGGCACCAGCAGTTAGTTCAGGTTTCTTAGGAGCATTACTTGCAGGTTTTATTGCTGGATATTTAGTTAATGCATTAAAGAAGATATTTGCAGGTTTACCAAGAAGTTTAGAAGGTATTAAGCCAGTATTATTATATCCTTTAATTGGAACATTCTTAATTGGTGTAATAATTTTATTCATAAATCCAGTAATGGGTGTAATTAACACATCTATCAGTGGAGCACTTGGTTCAATGGGTGGTACTAGTAAGATTCTTTTAGGTATTGTATTAGGTGGTATGATGTCAGTTGATATGGGTGGACCAGTTAACAAAGCAGCTTATCTTTTCGGTACAGCATCACTTGCTAGTGGAAACTTTGATATAATGGCAGCTGTTATGGCTGGTGGTATGGTTCCACCACTTGTAATTGCAATTTGTACTACAGTTTTCAGAAACAAATTTACTGAAAAAGACAGGCAAGCAGGACTAGTAAACTATATAATGGGTCTTTCATTTATCTCAGAAGGTGCAATACCTTTTGCAGCAGCAGATCCAATAAGAGTATTACCATCTTGTATAATTGGTTCAGCTGTAGCAGGGGCACTTTCAATGGCATTTGGATGTGCATTAAGAGCACCTCATGGTGGAATCTTTGTAATTGCTATAGTATCTAATCCAATTTCATATCTTATAGCAATACTTGTAGGTTCTGTAGTTGGTGCAGTAATATTAGGTATATTAAAGAAACCAGTAGAACAATAG